A single region of the Halichondria panicea chromosome 10, odHalPani1.1, whole genome shotgun sequence genome encodes:
- the LOC135343380 gene encoding peptidase inhibitor 16-like, with amino-acid sequence MVELEWSDLLANITEKYLENCKYYHSNKAERDKAAAPYFSSVGENILAYTGRKMYIYYLIELMAEEGEYYNYPFCQSGRNCHRYTQIIWATTTHVGCALAECPTGTRGKTREILVCNYGPAGNTPGVNPYIKGSTCSQCPVGYDACYWDLCLPADTLLKRFPF; translated from the exons ATGGTTGAACTT gAGTGGAGCGATTTGCTTGCAAACATCACAGAAAAATATCTTGAAAACTGCAAATATTATCATAGCAACAAAGCTGAGAGAGACAAAGCAGCAGCTCCTTATTTCTCTTCAGTCGGTGAAAACATCTTAGCATACACTGGAAGAAAAATGTACATCTATTATCTTATCGAACTCATGGCAGAAGAAGGAGAGTACTATAACTATCCTTTTTGTCAATCAGGCAGAAACTGTCATCGTTACACCCAG ataatcTGGGCCACTACAACCCACGTTGGATGTGCCCTTGCCGAATGTCCTACAGGTACGAGGGGTAAAACAAGAGAGATACTCGTGTGCAACTATGGACCGGC GGGTAACACTCCTGGAGTCAATCCGTACATAAAAGGAAGCACTTGCAGCCAGTGTCCAGTCGGCTATGATGCATGCTATTGGGATTTGTGCCTTCCTGCTGATACACTGTTG AAACGTTTTCCATTCTAG
- the LOC135343378 gene encoding uncharacterized protein LOC135343378 — protein MEQDKLKKIEDDTFRRALIKLHVEEEDPLELSIADTLNSYELRLQYLGLDLNWLGDSPACACTSTSVLSCNLANSPSHMQPLTCSESDTTLTMRARASSTDQTAGLGSHSPTVYQQEGTNPNSTHHSRLDTGCKCFEIFFLKEVVLPKFSSPCLGMYDVHQYDIS, from the exons ATGGAGCAAGACAAGCTAAAGAAAATTGAAGATGATACT TTTAGGAGGGCGTTGATCAAGTTGCACGTGGAGGAGGAGGATCCACTAGAGTTGAGCATAGCGGATACTTTAAATTCCTATGAGTTGAGGCTGCAGTATCTAGGGCTAGATCTTAACTGGTTAGGGGACTCACCCGCCTGCGCCTGCACAAGTACAAGTGTTCTAAGTTGCAACCTTGCAAACTCTCCTTCCCACATGCAG cCGTTAACTTGCTCTGAGTCAGATACTACATTGACAATGCGGGCAAGGGCCAGTTCCACAGATCAGACGG ctggcTTAGGAAGCCACTCACCAACAGTGTATCAGCAGGAAGGCACAAATCCCAATAGCACGCATCATAGCCGACTGGACACTGGCTGCAAGTGCTTTGAAATTTTTTTCTTGAAAG AAGTTGTTCTACCAAAATTCTCATCTCCTTGTCTGGGAATGTACGATGTTCACCAGTACGACATATCTTAG
- the LOC135343375 gene encoding spliceosome RNA helicase DDX39B-like isoform X1, protein MADPQEDQELLDYDEEDAGQEQQTNGADTAETKKGVKGSYVSIHSSGFRDFLLKPELLRAIVDCGFEHPSEVQDECIPQAILGMDVICQAKSGMGKTAVFVIASLQQLEPVDGQVSVLVMCHARELAFQIYKEYERFSKYFDNVKISVFFGGISIKKDEEVIKNNCPHIIVGTPGRIMALVRDKTFNTKHIKHFVLDECDKMLEQLDMRRDVQEVFKATPHEKQVMMFSATLPKDIRPVCKKFMNQPMEVYVDDETKLTLHGLQQHYVKLADKEKNRKLFDLLDKLEFNQVIIFVKSVQRCIALSQLLVEQTFPAISIHRGMPQEERLAKYQAFKSFSKRILVATDLFGRGMDIERVNIVFNYDMPESSDTYLHRVARAGRFGTKGLAITFVSEESDAATLNSVQDRFEVNVTELPDELDVTTYIEGV, encoded by the exons ATGGCAGATCCCCAGGAAGACCAAGAACTTTTGGACTACGATGAAGAGGATGCCGGTCAAGAGCAACAGACGAACGGAGCAGACACTGCGGAGACAAAGAAGGGTGTCAAAGGAAGCTATGTGTCCATTCACTCTTCAGGCTTTCGAGACTTTCTCCTAAAACCAGAACTCCTGAGAGCCATTGTTGACTGTGGATTTGAGCATCCTAGTGAAG TGCAAGATGAGTGCATCCCTCAGGCCATACTGGGCATGGACGTCATCTGCCAGGCTAAGAGTGGTATGGGAAAGACGGCCGTGTTTGTGATTGCATCTCTCCAACAGCTGGAACCAGTTGACGGACAAGTCAGCGTGCTCGTCATGTGTCATGCAAG AGAGCTGGCATTCCAGATCTACAAAGAATACGAGAGATTCAGCAAATATTTTGACAATGTCAAGATCTCCGTGTTCTTTGGTGGGATCAGTATCAAGAAGGACGAGGAGGTGATCAAGAACAACTGCCCTCACATTATTGTGGGGACACCGGGGAGGATCATGGCACTAGTTCGAGACAAGACCTTCAACACTAAACACATCAAGCACTTTGTGCTGGACGAGTGTGACAAGATGCTCGAGCAGCTAG ACATGCGTCGTGATGTACAGGAAGTGTTCAAAGCCACACCCCACGAGAAGCAGGTCATGATGTTCAGCGCCACTCTGCCCAAGGATATTCGTCCAGTCTGCAAGAAATTCATGAATCAA CCCATGGAGGTCTATGTTGATGATGAGACCAAGCTCACTCTGCACGGACTGCAACAGCACTACGTGAAGCTGGCTGATAAGGAGAAGAACAGGAAGCTATTTGACCTTTTGGACAAACTAGAGTTCAACCAG GTGATCATCTTCGTCAAGTCTGTGCAGCGATGCATAGCCCTCTCCCAACTGCTGGTGGAACAAACCTTCCCAGCCATCTCCATTCACAGGGGCATGCCTCAGGAGGAAAG GCTGGCCAAgtaccaggccttcaagagCTTCAGTAAACGTATCCTCGTGGCCACTGACTTGTTTGGACGTGGCATGGACATTGAGAGAGTCAACATTGTGTTCAACTACGACATGCCCGAGAGCTCTGACACTTACCTCCACAGG GTGGCCCGTGCTGGCAGGTTCGGCACCAAGGGTCTGGCCATTACCTTTGTGTCTGAGGAGAGTGATGCAGCCACTCTCAACTCTGTACAGGACCGCTTCGAGGTGAACGTCACAGAGCTACCAGATGAACTGGACGTCACCACATACA Ttgagggtgtgtga
- the LOC135343375 gene encoding spliceosome RNA helicase DDX39B-like isoform X2, which translates to MADPQEDQELLDYDEEDAGQEQQTNGADTAETKKGVKGSYVSIHSSGFRDFLLKPELLRAIVDCGFEHPSEVQDECIPQAILGMDVICQAKSGMGKTAVFVIASLQQLEPVDGQVSVLVMCHARELAFQIYKEYERFSKYFDNVKISVFFGGISIKKDEEVIKNNCPHIIVGTPGRIMALVRDKTFNTKHIKHFVLDECDKMLEQLDMRRDVQEVFKATPHEKQVMMFSATLPKDIRPVCKKFMNQPMEVYVDDETKLTLHGLQQHYVKLADKEKNRKLFDLLDKLEFNQVIIFVKSVQRCIALSQLLVEQTFPAISIHRGMPQEERLAKYQAFKSFSKRILVATDLFGRGMDIERVNIVFNYDMPESSDTYLHRVARAGRFGTKGLAITFVSEESDAATLNSVQDRFEVNVTELPDELDVTTYIEGV; encoded by the exons ATGGCAGATCCCCAGGAAGACCAAGAACTTTTGGACTACGATGAAGAGGATGCCGGTCAAGAGCAACAGACGAACGGAGCAGACACTGCGGAGACAAAGAAGGGTGTCAAAGGAAGCTATGTGTCCATTCACTCTTCAGGCTTTCGAGACTTTCTCCTAAAACCAGAACTCCTGAGAGCCATTGTTGACTGTGGATTTGAGCATCCTAGTGAAG TGCAAGATGAGTGCATCCCTCAGGCCATACTGGGCATGGACGTCATCTGCCAGGCTAAGAGTGGTATGGGAAAGACGGCCGTGTTTGTGATTGCATCTCTCCAACAGCTGGAACCAGTTGACGGACAAGTCAGCGTGCTCGTCATGTGTCATGCAAG AGAGCTGGCATTCCAGATCTACAAAGAATACGAGAGATTCAGCAAATATTTTGACAATGTCAAGATCTCCGTGTTCTTTGGTGGGATCAGTATCAAGAAGGACGAGGAGGTGATCAAGAACAACTGCCCTCACATTATTGTGGGGACACCGGGGAGGATCATGGCACTAGTTCGAGACAAGACCTTCAACACTAAACACATCAAGCACTTTGTGCTGGACGAGTGTGACAAGATGCTCGAGCAGCTAG ACATGCGTCGTGATGTACAGGAAGTGTTCAAAGCCACACCCCACGAGAAGCAGGTCATGATGTTCAGCGCCACTCTGCCCAAGGATATTCGTCCAGTCTGCAAGAAATTCATGAATCAA CCCATGGAGGTCTATGTTGATGATGAGACCAAGCTCACTCTGCACGGACTGCAACAGCACTACGTGAAGCTGGCTGATAAGGAGAAGAACAGGAAGCTATTTGACCTTTTGGACAAACTAGAGTTCAACCAG GTGATCATCTTCGTCAAGTCTGTGCAGCGATGCATAGCCCTCTCCCAACTGCTGGTGGAACAAACCTTCCCAGCCATCTCCATTCACAGGGGCATGCCTCAGGAGGAAAG GCTGGCCAAgtaccaggccttcaagagCTTCAGTAAACGTATCCTCGTGGCCACTGACTTGTTTGGACGTGGCATGGACATTGAGAGAGTCAACATTGTGTTCAACTACGACATGCCCGAGAGCTCTGACACTTACCTCCACAGG GTGGCCCGTGCTGGCAGGTTCGGCACCAAGGGTCTGGCCATTACCTTTGTGTCTGAGGAGAGTGATGCAGCCACTCTCAACTCTGTACAGGACCGCTTCGAGGTGAACGTCACAGAGCTACCAGATGAACTGGACGTCACCACATACA
- the LOC135343373 gene encoding LOW QUALITY PROTEIN: TNF receptor-associated factor 2-like (The sequence of the model RefSeq protein was modified relative to this genomic sequence to represent the inferred CDS: deleted 2 bases in 1 codon), translated as MNSVHESVYTIRGLEEVSLGLWPSLLHLLSGVRSSRMSDVCHEQGYDALLLDIAKSRLMCSECDLVLRDAVLTIEGNRLCLPCFKKIEKSPGYKSSKTGISILGKNGKPDRYLDRGVRWEVMRLKVKCHNCAFGCPWTGHLSQYFEAHHPECKYKPVSCCPNEGCKEMILPVDLKKHQTTECMHRIINCQYCNQTTKPVELKGHREVCIKLPVKCSHCDSLIPRDEIDHHECPKLECNCGQVTQEDYLVEEVMLEDNQKGYDVVLVEHQEGLQCRECDLVLRDAVQTCEGIRVCRPCYNNIVRLPGGTSPKTGVRVLDGNGKPFYHPDIAARREVGNLIVACKLGCLWNGPISIYFEKHREVCPKLLVNCPACNKQVFQGQLEDHECSRYRCFCGETFDKEDTNSIDSHLQKPGVINKHFEKLFSVIAKQDRELNALHYELKQLNQQNVRSHNQTVHQPTTTTCSQTAVDNNIQISDNSQRRWSELELQLQASLASTHNGSFVWRIPDILRRRRNAIEERTTSIYSPPFYTGRNGYKMCIRAYLNGDGMGYKTHLSLFFVVMKGEFDALLKWPFDYKVSLILVDQNHRKHIVQTFKPTPESNSFQRPVSDTNVASGCPQFSKLSVLDDTSYVKDDVLLVQCIWIQLRIFHP; from the exons atgaACAGTGTTCATGAATCAGTTTATACTATACGCGGCCTAGAAGAGGTTTCATTGGGTCTCTGGCCatctctcctacatctattATCTGGCGTAAGAAGCAGCAGAATGTCAGATGTCTGTCATGAACAAGGCTATGATGCTCTCCTACTGGACATAGCCAAGAGTAGACTGATGTGCTCTGAGTGTGACCTAGTGCTGAGGGATGCAGTTCTGACAATAGAGGGGAATCGACTCTGCCTACCTTGCTTCAAAAAAATAGAAAA ATCTCCAGGTTATAAAAGTTCAAAAACAGGAATCAGCATTCTAGGCAAAAATGGAAAA CCTGATCGGTACCTGGATAGAGGTGTGCGTTGGGAAGTGATGCGATTAAAAGTTAAATGTCATAACTGTGCTTTTGGGTGTCCCTGGACAGGACATTTATCCCAATACTTTGAG GCTCATCACCCTGAATGCAAGTACAAACCAGTGAGCTGTTGTCCGAATGAAGGATGCAAAGAAATGATCCTGCCAGTGGATCTAAAGAAGCATCAGACCACGGAGTGTATGCATCGCATCATCAACTGTCAATACTGCAACCAAACAACTAAGCCAGTCGAACTGAAA GGTCATCGTGAGGTCTGCATAAAACTTCCTGTAAAGTGTTCACATTGTGACAGTTTAATTCCAAGAGATGAG ATAGACCACCACGAGTGCCCTAAACTGGAATGTAACTGTGGACAAGTG ACCCAGGAGGACTACTTGGTTGAAGAAGTGATGTTGGAAGACAACCAAAAGGGGTATGACGTTGTCCTTGTAGAGCATCAAGAGGGATTGCAGTGCAGAGAGTGTGACTTGGTGTTGAGAGATGCTGTACAGACATGTGAAGGAATCAGGGTGTGTCGGCCGTGCTATAACAACATTGTCAG GTTGCCTGGAGGCACAAGCCCAAAAACTGGCGTACGGGTTCTAGATGGAAATGGAAAG CCTTTTTATCATCCTGATATAGCTGCCCGGAGAGAAGTAGGCAATTTAATTGTGGCGTGCAAACTTGGATGCCTCTGGAATGGCCCTATCAGCATCTATTTTGAG aaacATCGTGAAGTATGTCCCAAACTCCTAGTCAACTGTCCTGCATGTAACAAGCAAGTCTTTCAAGGACAG TTGGAAGACCATGAATGCAGTCGGTATCGGTGCTTCTGTGGTGAAACG TTTGACAAGGAAGATACGAATTCGATTGATTCACACCTGCAGAAACCTGGAGTCATCAACAAGCATTTTGAAAAGCTTTTTTCCGTAATAGCGAAGCAAGATCGAGAGCTTAACGCCTTGCATTATGAACTGAAACAATTGAATCAACAAAATGTCAGATCTCATAATCAGACAGTGCATCAACCGAcaacaactacatgtagccAAACAGCAGTGGACAACAACATTCAAATCAGTGACAATTCACAGAGGAGATGGTCAGAGCTTGAGCTACAACTTCAAGCATCACTAGCAAGTACGCACAATGGTTCCTTCGTGTGGCGTATTCCAGATATTTTAAGGAGAAGACGGAATGCAATTGAAGAGCGAACCACTTCAATCTACAGCCCTCCGTTTTATACGGGCAGAAATGGTTACAAAATGTGCATTAGAGCCTACCTTAATGGAGATGGTATGGGCTACAAGACACACCTCTCTCTGTTCTTTGTCGTGATGAAGGGAGAATTTGATGCATTGTTAAAATGGCCGTTTGATTACAAAGTGTCTCTCATTCTTGTGGATCAAAACCATCGAAAACACATTGTACAAACATTCAAGCCAACTCCAGAAAGTAACAGTTTCCAGCGGCCAGTATCAGACACGAATGTTGCATCTGGGTGTCCTCAGTTTTCAAAGCTTTCTGTCCTGGACGATACTTCATATGTAAAAGACGACGTTTTACTCGTTCAGTGT ATATGGATACAACTAAGAATATTCCACCCTTAA
- the LOC135343391 gene encoding TNF receptor-associated factor 2-like, which produces MSDVYNHEQGYDALLLDPAKSGLMCSECDLVLRDAVQTMEGNRLCLPCFKKIEKSPGYKSSKTGISILDENEKPGWYPDKAVRREVMQLKVKCHNCTFGCPWIGHLLQYFEAHHPGCKYKPISCPNEGCKEMILPVDLKKHQTTECMHRIINCQYCNQTTKPVELKGHHEVCTKLPVKCLNCDSLIPRDEMDDHNLKDCPKVECNCGQVLHRDAPATSKDSIEAHLSNPAEVFFHIVSLFAVVGKLSKSFSSIDRRLAMIESAGITLSKDSSYSKELSQIRGDVQISLAELSSRIEPLEKYQVDVALTSKDKNMATKVSELQRKLKQLEEKNTQQSIQIHSLQTQIQQRAVSSSLNIEHTGNIDTSRLVTVEKRYEDLEKQVSLLKVHISELELQLQASLASTHNGSFLWRIPDILRRRRDAIEERITSIYSPPFYTGRNGYKMCIRAYLNGDGMGYKTHLSLFFVVMKGEFDALLKWPFDYKVSLILVDQNHRKHIVQTFKPTPESNSFQRPVSDMNVASGCPQFSKLSVLDDTSYVKDDVLFVKCIVDTTRIFHP; this is translated from the exons ATGTCAGATGTCTATAACCATGAACAAGGCTATGATGCTCTCTTACTGGACCCAGCTAAGAGTGGACTGATGTGCTCTGAGTGTGACCTAGTACTGAGGGATGCAGTTCAGACAATGGAGGGGAATCGGCTCTGCCTACCTTGCTTCAAAAAAATAGAAAA ATCTCCTGGTTATAAAAGTTCAAAAACAGGAATTAGCATTCTAGATGAAAACGAAAAG CCTGGTTGGTATCCAGACAAGGCTGTGCGTCGGGAAGTGATGCAACTAAAAGTTAAATGTCACAACTGTACTTTTGGATGTCCTTGGATAGGACATTTATTACAATATTTTGAA GCTCATCACCCTGGATGCAAGTACAAACCAATTAGCTGTCCGAATGAAGGATGCAAAGAAATGATCCTGCCAGTGGATCTAAAGAAGCATCAGACCACGGAGTGTATGCATCGCATCATCAACTGTCAATACTGCAACCAAACAACTAAGCCAGTCGAACTGAAA GGTCATCATGAGGTCTGCACAAAACTTCCTGTGAAGTGTTTAAATTGTGACAGTTTAATTCCAAGAGATGAG ATGGATGACCACAACCTTAAGGATTGCCCTAAAGTGGAATGTAATTGTGGACAAGTG TTGCATAGAGATGCTCCAGCTACCTCCAAAGATTCTATTGAAGCACATCTCAGCAATCCAGCTGAAGTATTCTTCCATATTGTAAGCTTATTTGCTGTAGTTGGAAAGCTTTCGAAATCATTTTCAAGCATTGATCGGAGATTGGCTATGATTGAAAGTGCTGGCATTACACTGTCTAAGGATTCAAGTTATAGTAAAGAACTAAGTCAAATTCGAGGGGACGTTCAAATAAGTTTAGCAGAGTTAAGCAGTCGTATTGAACCTCTTGAGAAATACCAAGTTGACGTAGCATTGACGTCAAAAGACAAAAATATGGCCACCAAAGTATCTGAACTACAACGAAAACTCAAACAGTTGGAGGAAAAAAACACTCAACAAAGTATTCAAATTCATTCCTTACAAACTCAAATTCAGCAGCGAGCAGTATCTTCGAGTTTGAATATAGAACATACTGGCAATATTGATACATCACGATTAGTTACAGTTGAAAAGCGATATGAAGATTTAGAAAAGCAGGTCTCTCTATTGAAAGTACACATATCAGAGCTTGAGCTACAACTACAAGCATCACTAGCAAGTACGCACAATGGTTCCTTTTTGTGGCGTATACCAGACATTTTAAGGAGAAGACGAGATGCAATTGAAGAGCGAATCACTTCAATCTACAGCCCTCCGTTTTATACGGGTAGAAATGGCTACAAAATGTGCATTAGAGCCTACCTTAATGGAGATGGTATGGGCTATAAGACGCACCTCTCTTTGTTCTTTGTCGTGATGAAAGGAGAATTCGATGCATTGTTAAAATGGCCGTTTGATTACAAAGTTTCTCTCATTCTTGTAGATCAAAATCATCGAAAACACATTGTGCAAACGTTCAAGCCAACTCCAGAAAGTAACAGTTTCCAGAGGCCAGTCTCCGACATGAATGTTGCTTCTGGGTGTCCTCAGTTTTCAAAGCTTTCTGTTCTGGACGATACCTCGTATGTAAAAGATGACGTTTTATTCGTTAAATGTATTGTGGACACAACAAGAATTTTCCACCCTTAA
- the LOC135343389 gene encoding ral guanine nucleotide dissociation stimulator-like, with protein MSSTLDVFGGASIQVLGTEVEEGVVYSVSLKRVRYRTQPSDGGHLQWNSHKIRTLKAGTVDKLVEYLAPWKDPLDVSYRTCFLSTYRTFATPDTVLQLLLRRFRYYQPDDDAKDTEDKAVVQSHVISFLCHWLESYPQDFHSPPAHPLLAKLHPLTISHAHLQRIVDNLLLDFETRDFVKRGRSGVSVDSGLGVPIEDSDPVDECDGLEDFDLGTLKPQQFAQCLTALDAEVFQRITPHHCLDYVRDSKNADNAPSVRACIQHFNRVSLIVIATVIGGTSPEGRALKIVQWIDIASECRAIKNFSSLKAIISGLQSTAVYRLKRSWQSLPSSKQSLFDELSGLLATDGNHQTSRDLLTREGTAKYAELSPRKSKAGPLMGGSVQGVVPYLGMFLTDLTMVHSAHKDVTETGLINFDKRRKLFELLAQLTLYQKSAANYRFPCHSGLTAWLHSTPTLTAAESYQISGDIETADYLTPSPVANKILLSPARLRYRLKTLFSTKGAVVGDSHTLTLPRPHTLTPSLPSSPTHTTKTLLTDTTASVDNLLDVHFDSDSIEMQSKIRKRSNSMSPSIGRRYCGRSNHSDTRPHPLPGHVVRVALTHSDHCNYKCLLVSEGDRTGAVVARAIKKFSLKGSPADYTLVQLLEENRTMVIPRHGNVYFALNTTETKATLLLMKSEI; from the exons atGAGTTCAACTTTGGATGTGTTTGGAGGAGCCTCTATTCAG GTACTCGGCACTGAGGTGGAAGAGGGTGTGGTGTACTCAGTCAGTTTGAAGAGAGTGAGGTACAGGACCCAGCCTAGTGACGGTGGTCATCTCCAGTGGAACTCTCACAAGATACGCACACTCAAAGCAGGGACAGTGGACAAGTTGGTGGAGTATCTAGCACCATGGAAGGACCCACTAGACGTGTCATACAGGACCTGCTTCTTGAGCACATACAGGACATTTGCAACCCCGGATACTGTGTTGCAGCTGCTTCTACGAAG ATTTAGATACTACCAACCTGATGATGATGCAAAAGATACAGAGGATAAAGCCGTTGTTCAAAG TCATGTGATCTCGTTCCTTTGTCATTGGCTGGAGAGTTATCCACAGGATTTTCACAGTCCCCCCGCCCACCCCCTCCTGGcgaagctccacccactaacCATCTCACACGCTCATCTCCAGAGAATTGTTGACAACCTTCTATTGGATTTTGAGACGAGAGACTTTGTTAAGCGTGGGCGGAGTGGAGTGAGTGTGGATAGTGGACTTGGTGTGCCAATTGAGGACAGTGACCCTGTGGACGAGTGTGACGGCTTAGAGGACTTTGACCTTGGAACTTTGAAACCTCAGCAGTTTGCACAATGCTTGACTGCACTAGATGCT GAAGTATTCCAGAGGATCACCCCTCACCATTGTTTGGACTATGTCAGGGACTCTAAGAATGCTGACAATGCACCCTCCGTGAGAGCTTGCATACAGCACTTTAATCGAGTATCGCTGATCGTCATAGCAACTGTTATCGGAGGCACCAGCCCAGAGGGACGTGCGCTGAAGATAGTGCAGTGGATTGATATTGCTAGTGAGTGCAGAGCCATCAAGAACTTCTCATCTCTGAAGGCCATCATCTCCGGTCTGCAATCAACTGCTGTGTACAGACTGAAGAGAAGCTGGCAAAGCCTACCCAG TTCTAAGCAGTCACTCTTTGACGAGCTGTCTGGTCTCCTAGCAACTGATGGGAATCACCAAACGAGCAGGGACCTTCTCACTAGG GAGGGCACGGCAAAGTATGCAGAGCTTTCACCGAGGAAGAGCAAAGCTGGTCCACTTATG gGTGGCTCTGTGCAGGGGGTGGTGCCTTACCTCGGCATGTTCCTCACTGATCTCACCATGGTACACAGTGCACACAAGGACGTCACtgag ACTGGACTGATTAACTTTGACAAGAGGCGTAAACTGTTTGAGTTGCTCGCACAGTTAACTCTCTATCAGAAGTCGGCGGCCAATTATCGGTTTCCCTGCCACTCCGGACTAACTGCTTGGTTACACTCTACACCCACCCTCACAGCAGCAGAAAG TTATCAGATATCAGGTGATATTGAGACAGCGGACTATCTCACCCCATCCCCCGTGGCAAACAAGATCCTCCTCTCCCCAGCAAGGCTGAGGTATAGACTCAAGACGCTGTTCAGTACGAAGGGGGCGGTCGTGGGCgactcacacaccctcacactcccACGCCCACataccctcacaccctcactacCCTcgtcacccacacacacaaccaagACGCTGCTGACAGATACAACAGCTAGCGTAGATAATTTGTTGGACGTACATTTTGACTCTGATTCTATTGAGATGCAATCGAAAATTCGAAAACGATCGAATTCAATGTCTCCTTCAATTGGAAGACGGTACTGTGGAAGAAGTAACCATAGCGAtactagaccacacccactcccagGTCATGTGGTACGAGTGGCCCTGACTCACAGTGATCACTGCAACTATAAATGCTTATTG GTGTCAGAGGGAGATCGAACAGGTGCTGTAGTTGCTAGGGCCATTAAGAAGTTCTCTCTGAAAGGCTCCCCAGCTGACTACACTCTGGTGCAACTATTGGAAGAGAACA GAACCATGGTGATCCCCCGGCATGGAAATGTGTACTTTGCCCTGAACACAACTGAAACTAAAgcaacattattattaatgaaAAGTGaaatttag